One region of Thermomicrobium sp. 4228-Ro genomic DNA includes:
- the dapA gene encoding 4-hydroxy-tetrahydrodipicolinate synthase — translation MDTTKLRGSIVPLVTPFRDGVVDFETLGALIEWQIASGSHGISVTGSTGEPAALTLAEREQVIAYAVEVVRGRVPVVAGTGAHSLADTLHLTQFAERAGADALLIITPPYCRPTQEGLYQYFVTVAKATSLPVIIYNIPGRTAVNLDPETLARIREACPNVVGVKEANVDFIQVSRLFDRCGMDLLVYSGIEALCFPLLALGGAGYFSATANVLPRELARLYDLTVAGQWEEARALHFHLLEMNEALFIETNPGPVKYVLGLMGKIRPELRLPLVLPSPENQERLRAVARRYGLIAE, via the coding sequence ATGGATACCACGAAGCTGCGCGGGTCGATCGTCCCATTGGTGACGCCGTTCCGGGACGGTGTTGTCGATTTCGAGACGCTCGGTGCGTTGATCGAATGGCAGATCGCGAGTGGGAGTCATGGGATCTCGGTGACCGGATCGACCGGTGAACCAGCAGCGTTGACGCTCGCGGAACGGGAACAGGTCATCGCCTATGCCGTGGAGGTCGTCCGCGGGCGCGTGCCGGTTGTCGCTGGAACGGGCGCGCATTCGCTCGCCGACACCCTGCATCTGACCCAGTTCGCCGAACGGGCTGGTGCCGATGCCTTGCTGATCATCACGCCACCGTACTGCCGTCCCACCCAGGAAGGGCTATACCAGTATTTCGTGACGGTGGCGAAGGCGACGTCGCTCCCGGTGATCATCTACAACATCCCTGGTCGGACGGCGGTCAATCTCGATCCGGAGACGCTGGCGCGCATTCGGGAAGCGTGCCCGAACGTCGTGGGCGTCAAAGAAGCTAATGTCGATTTTATCCAGGTGAGTCGCCTCTTTGATCGGTGCGGTATGGACCTTCTGGTCTATTCCGGTATCGAGGCGCTCTGCTTTCCGCTCCTGGCACTCGGCGGTGCCGGCTATTTCAGCGCTACGGCGAACGTCCTTCCGCGCGAGCTCGCCCGGCTCTACGATTTGACAGTGGCTGGGCAGTGGGAAGAGGCCCGTGCACTGCATTTCCATCTGCTGGAGATGAACGAAGCGCTGTTCATCGAGACCAATCCGGGGCCGGTCAAGTACGTCCTCGGGTTGATGGGGAAGATCCGTCCGGAACTGCGTCTCCCGCTGGTCTTGCCGTCGCCGGAGAACCAGGAGCGGCTTCGGGCAGTCGCGAGACGCTACGGTCTGATCGCAGAGTGA